Proteins encoded by one window of Salvia splendens isolate huo1 chromosome 7, SspV2, whole genome shotgun sequence:
- the LOC121742433 gene encoding serine carboxypeptidase-like 40: MFFPRAFLLLVAIASLQWSQIEATKQIETLSRIYKEKLHRNSIDRRHFNASHHSHNVRILSQKGMRESDRIEMLPGQPPVRFKQYGGYVTVNQTAGRAFYYYFAEAQRAHHKKMPLLLWLNGGPGCSSLAYGAMQELGPFRVHSDGKTLYKNPFSWNHAANLLFLESPAGVGFSYSNTTADFRSGGDAKTAIDNYAFLVNWLERFPEHKGRDFYISGESYAGHYVPQLAHTILYHNKKAGKTIINLKGIIIGNAVINDETDTIGMYEYFGSHALVSDETTKQIMTYCDFSPNVTTQPDKCNEAAEEADKNINVIDIYNIYAPFCWNPNLTQTPRRASVSHMDPCSDYYVYAYLNRPDVQKALHANVTKMSYDWEPCSDVIKKWTDSASTVLPLLQEFMANGLRVWVFSGDMDARVPVTSTKNSINKLKLPIKTLWHPWFLGREVGGYTQVYKGNLTFATVRAAGHQVPSFQPARALSLIMHFLDGTDLPNSSKI; this comes from the exons ATGTTTTTTCCTAGAGCCTTTTTGCTTCTTGTCGCCATTGCATCACTTCAATGGTCACAAATCGAAGCAACAAAGCAAATAGAAACCCTCTCACGAATTTACAAAGAGAAGTTGCATAGAAACAGCATTGATAGAAGGCATTTTAATGCGAGCCATCACTCACACAACGTGAGAATTCTCTCTCAGAAAGGGATGAGAGAGAGCGACCGGATAGAGATGCTGCCCGGCCAGCCGCCGGTCCGGTTCAAGCAGTACGGTGGCTATGTGACCGTGAACCAGACCGCCGGTCGAGCATTCTACTACTATTTTGCTGAGGCTCAACGTGCTCATCACAAGAAAATGCCTCTTCTTCTATGGCTCAATGGAG GTCCTGGCTGCTCATCTCTTGCCTACGGAGCAATGCAAGAACTTGGGCCATTCCGTGTCCACAGTGATGGCAAAACTCTCTACAAAAATCCATTCTCATGGAATCATG CTGCAAATTTGTTGTTTCTGGAGTCCCCGGCCGGCGTCGGATTCTCGTACTCGAACACGACCGCAGATTTTAGGAGTGGCGGCGACGCTAAGACGGCCATCGACAACTATGCTTTCTTGGTGAACTGGTTGGAGAGATTTCCTGAGCACAAAGGCAGAGATTTTTACATTTCTGGAGAGAGTTATGCAGGCCATTATGTGCCTCAATTGGCACACACAATTCTCTATCACAACAAGAAAGCTGGCAAGACTATTATCAATCTCAAAGGAATTATT ATTGGAAATGCGGTGATAAACGACGAGACAGACACGATAGGAATGTACGAGTATTTCGGAAGCCATGCTCTAGTATCAGATGAAACCACAAAACAGATAATGACATACTGCGATTTCTCCCCTAATGTGACGACTCAACCGGACAAATGCAACGAAGCTGCGGAAGAAGCTGATAAAAACATTAATGTTATTGATATCTACAACATTTATGCTCCCTTCTGTTGGAACCCTAACCTCACACAAACACCCAGGAGAGCTTCG GTGTCACATATGGATCCTTGCAGTGATTATTATGTGTATGCATATTTGAATAGGCCTGATGTTCAGAAGGCACTACATGCTAATGTTACCAAAATGTCTTATGATTGGGAACCATGCAg CGATGTTATCAAAAAATGGACCGATAGTGCATCGACCGTTCTCCCACTTCTGCAAGAGTTTATGGCTAATGGACTTCGAGTTTGGGTATTCAG TGGAGATATGGATGCAAGGGTACCAGTTACTTCAACAAAGAATTCCATCAACAAATTGAAACTTCCAATTAAAACTCTATGGCACCCTTGGTTCCTTGGTAGAGAG GTTGGTGGGTATACACAAGTGTATAAAGGGAATCTAACATTTGCTACAGTTAGAGCGGCAGGACATCAAGTGCCAAGTTTCCAACCGGCTCGAGCGCTTTCTCTAATTATGCATTTTCTTGATGGGACAGATCTCCCTAATTCTTCAAAAATATAA